The Pseudonocardia broussonetiae DNA segment GCTCGCGCTGGTGGCGGCCAAGTGCAAGGAGCACCGCCTCACCCCGCACATGCTGGTCGTCAACGAGGGCGACCGCCTGCGCCACGGCACGTTCGAGTGCGAGTACTTCGCCGTCGCGCACTCGATCCCGCAGTGCCTCGCGGTCGCGATCCGCACGCCGGCCGGCGTCGTCCTGCACACCGGCGACATCAAGCTCGACCAGCTCCCGCTCGACGGGCGCCTCACCGACCTGCCCGGCTTCTCGCGCCTGGGCGACGAGGGCGTCGACCTGTTCCTGTGCGACTCCACCAACGCCGACGTGCCCGGGGTGTCGCCCTCGGAGGCCTCGCTCGGCCCGGCCATCGCGCAGGCGATCGGCCAGGCGTCGGGGCGTGCGTTCGTGGCGTGCTTCGCCTCCAACGTGCACCGCGTGCAGCAGATCATCGACGGCGCGGTGCTCCACGGCCGTCGCGTGTGCCTGATCGGGCGCTCGATGCTGCGCAACATGGAGATCGCCACCGACCTCGAGCTGCTGTCGGTGCCCGAGGGCGTCATGGTCGCGCTCGACGACGTCGAGGAGGTGCCCGAGGACAAGCTGCTCGTCGTGTGCACCGGGTCGCAGGGCGAGCCGATGGCGGCGCTGTCGCGGATCGCGCGCGGCGAGCACCGCACGTTCCAGATGCGCTCGACCGACACCGTCATCCTGTCCAGCTCGCTCATCCCGGGCAACGAGCACGCCGTGTTCGGCGTGGTCAACCGGCTGCGCCGCGCGGGCATCCAGGTGATCGACAACCGCAACGCCAACGTGCACGTCTCCGGGCACGCGTTCGCGGGGGAGCTGCTGTTCCTCTACAACGCGGTGCGCCCGAGCAACGTCATGCCGGTGCACGGCGAGTGGCGCCACCTGCGCGCCAACGCCGCGCTGGCCGAGAAGACCGGTGTCGCGCACGACGCCGTCGTCGTCACCGAGAACGGGATCACCGTCGACCTCGTCGACGGCCGCGCCGTGATCTCCGGGCGCGTCGAGGTGGGCCGGGCCTACGTCGACGGCGTCGCCACCGGCGACATCGAGCAGCCCACGCTGGCCGACCGCATCGTGCTGGGCGAGGGCGGCTTCATCTCCATCACCGTGGCCATCGACGCCACCACCGGCCGGGCCGTCGCCCCGCCGACGCTGTCCGGGCGCGGGTTCTCCGAGGACCCGAAGGCGCTGGAGGCCGTGCTGCCGATCGTCGAGCAGGAGCTGGCCCGCACCGGCAGCGACGGGATCGTCGACACCCACCGCGTGGCCCAGCAGGTGCGCCGGGTCGTCGGGAAGTGGGTGGGGGAGACCTACCGCCGCCGCCCGATGATCGTGCCCACGGTCATCGCCGTCTGACCCCGTGAGTGGATACGGGTGCTCCGGCACCCGTATCCACTCACGGGTCAGGCTGTTCCGCGTCCGCAGTGAGTACGGCGAGCACCTCGACCAGCCCGACGACGAAGCCGTCGAGCTGATCGGTGGCGGTGGTGTGCAGGAGCGCGACGTCGACCGACCAGTACCCGTGCACGACGCGGTTGCGCAGACGCACCGGGTTGCGCCACGGCAGCGCGGGGAAGCGGGCCTTCGTCTCGTCGGAGACCAGGGTGGCGGCCTCGCCGAGGACGGTGGAGTTCCCGAGCAGCGCGTCGCGCCGCAGCCGGTCATCAGCGACCTCCGTGACAGTGCGGCCCGCGACGATGCTGCGCGCCTGCTCGGCGGCGTCGATCATCTCGCGCAGCAGGAGCAGATCACGCTGCACAGATCGGCCTGGCGTCGTGCAGGACCGTGCTGCGGAGCATCGGGTGGAGCGCGGATCGGGCCACCAGATCGACCGGCCGGCCGAAGAGCGCGGCCAGCGCGTCGGTGAGGTCCTCGATCTCCCAGCCGAGACGGGCACCGGGAACGAGTTCGTAGAGCAGGTCGAGGTCGCTGTCGGGCCCCGACTCGCCGCGGGCGGCGGAGCCGAACACCTCGAGGGCCGCGATCCCGTAGCGCCGGCAGACCGCGTCGAGGCGGTCGGCGTCCACCTCGGCCCACACCTCGTCCTGCATGGCTGCTCCCGTCGCCGTCCGGTCTCGCCGTGATGATCCCACGGGCCGGGCGGACGTCAGGTCGTGAGTGGATACCGGTGCTCCAGCACCGGTATCCACTCACGGGTCAGGCTGCCGCCGCCGCCCCGCCCGTCGCCGCCACCGCCCGGGCCAGGGCCGCCACCGCGAGGTCCAGCTCCTCGGCGGTGATCGTCAGCGCCGGGCGGAAGCGCACCGAACGGTCCCCACTGCCCAGCATCAGCACGTGCTCCTCGCGCCGCAGGTGGGCCAGGACGGCGTCGCGGGCGGCGGGGGTGGGGAGGTCGGCCGCGCAGAACAGGCCCCGGCCCCGCACCGACGCGAGGCCGGGCACGGCGGACAGGGCGTCGCGCAGGTGCGTCCCGAGCGCCGCGGCCCGCGCGAACAGGCCGTCGGACTCCATCACCTCCAGGTAGCGCCGCGCCCGGACCATGTCGGTGAGATTGCCGCCCCACGTCGAGTTGATCCGCGACGAGGTCCGGAACACGTTGTCGGGCACCTCGTCGACGCGGCCCCCGGCCATCACGCCGCACACCTGCAGCTTCTTGCCGAACGCGACGACGTCGGGCGCCACCCCGAGCTGCTGGTAGGCCCACGCGGTGCCGGTCATCCCGCCGCCGGTCTGCACCTCGTCGAGGACGAACAGCGCGTCGTGCTCCACGCACAGCGCCTGCACCGCCTGCAGGAACTCCGGGCGCAGGTGGTTGTCGCCGCCCTCGCCCTGGATCGGCTCGGCGACGAAGCACGCGATGTCGTGCGGGTGCGCCGCGAACGCCGCGCGGGCCTGCTCCAGCGCGCGGGCCTCGGCGAGCCGGACGTCGCCGGGGAAGTGGGTGGCCGGCACGTCGATGCGGGGCCAGTCGAAGACCGGGTACAGCGCGGTCTTCACCGGGTCGGTGTTGGTGAGCGAGAGCGAGTAGCCGCCGCGGCCGTGGAACGCGCGGGTCAGGTGCAGCACCCGCGTCCCGAGGTGCGCGGGCCGCCCGTGCGCCGCGTTGTGGCGCCGCTTCCAGTCGAACGCCGTCTTCAGCGCGTTCTCGACGGCCGGCCCGCCGCCCTCGACGAAGAACAGGTGCGGCAGCGCCGGGTCCCCGACGACGCGCGCGAACACCTCGACGAACCGCGCCATCGCGACGGTGTAGACGTCGGAGTTCGACGGCTTGTTCACCGCCACCTCGGTGAGCTCGGCGAGGAACGCCGGGTCGTCGACGAGCGCGGGCGGGTTCATCCCGAGCGGCGCGGAGGCGAAGAAGCTGAACAGGTCGAGGTAGCGGGTGCCGTCGCGGGCGTCCACGATCCAGGAGCCGTGGGAGGCGCGCGTGTCGAGCACGAGGTCGAAGCCGTCGACGAGCAGGTGGCGGCGCAGGGTGTCGTGGACGTCCTCCGGGTTCATGGGAGAAGTGTCCTGAGCCACCGGCCCGCAGGCACGACGCCGACCGTCGGGATGCGGTGACGACCTGCCACGATGTCGGTCGTGCCACCGACGGATCGTCAGCCCGACGACCTGGACCGCCGCCTGCTCGCCCTCCTGCAGGACGACGCCCGCGCGACGATGGCCGACCTCGGCCGCGCGGTCGGCCTGTCCCGCACCGCCGTGCTCGCCCGCGTCCAGCGCCTGGAGCGCGACGGCGTGCTGCGCGGCTACCACGCCGACGTCGCGCTGCCCGACGTCGCGGCGGCGCACCGGGCGCGGGTCGGCGTCGTCGTCCGCACGACCGACGTCGCCGCCTACGCCGCCCGCCTCGCGGAGCTCCCCGGCTGCGCGGAGATCGAGGCGGTGACGGGGGAGTACGACCTCGTCGTGCTCCTGACCGCCCCCACGGCGGTGCAGCTCGACGCGCTGCTCGACCGCGTGCACGGCTGGCGCGAGACCGTCCGCACGACGACCTGGGTGGTGCTGCGGCGGTACCGCTGAACGGGAACAGCGCCACGGACGGGTGATGGAGTCCGGACCTTTCTCGGGCCGCTCCCAGACAACGATCATGTTCGGCCCGGCTCGCACCCACCGGACGGAGCAGCGCGTTGACCGGATGTGCCGATCGTCCTGCTCGAGGTCTTCTGGGTGACCCGTCGCCAGAACTCCTTCGACGAGCTGTGTCCGCGGGTGTCCGACCCCCGCTGACCCGTCGACCGCACATCCCCCTCCGGAGCCCCGTGCCCCCGCTCGAACCGTTCTGGACCGGCCGTCGCGCCGGCCTGTTCGACCAGTGGTGTCGCCCGGTCGCGTGACCCGTCGCCTCGTGAACCCCCCGTGCCCGGCACCGGGGGGAGGCGGCCGTGCGCGCGGCCGTGCCCGCCCCCGATCCGCTCCCCCTGCTCCCCAGGAGAACCGCTTGTCCCCCCTGCACACCCGACGACGGCGCTGGACCGCCGTCGCCGTGGCCGTCCCGCTCGTCGCGGGCGCCACGGCGCTGGCCGGCCAGGCCACCGCCGACTCCCCGATCCACACCGTCACCTCCGAGTTCCACGACAGCGTCGGCACGCTGTTCACCGCGACGAACCACCTCGTCGACCTGCCGGGCGTCGTCCCGGTGGGGGAGCCCGGCCACGAGGGCAAGGAGTACCTCGTCGTCTGGGCCGGTGACGAGAACGTCGCCGACACCAGCGGCCAGGACATCGCCGACACCCCGCTCGCGGTCGGCGCGGTCAAGGAGCTCTCCGAGCTGCCCACCGACCTGCCCGGCCAGGACTTCCTCGCCGTCATCGACGCCGACGCCGACTCGCCGACCTACGGGAAGGTCGTCAACACGGTCACGCTCGGCCCGGTGCCGGAGAACGAGCCGCACCACATGCAGTACATCCACACGGCGGGCGACAGCATCTACGCCGGCGGCCTGTTCTCCGACATCACCTACGTCTTCGACACCGCGAAGCTCCCGCTGCTGGAGCTCTCGGGAGTCAGCAACCCGGTCGACACCCCCTGCGGCTCGGTGCCCGACGCCTACTGGGTGCTCGACGACGGCACCGCCTACGGCACCTACATGGGCGGGCCGGACGTCCCGGGGCCGTGCCGGTACACCAACGGCGAGGTCCGCGTCGGCAACGGCTTCGCCGGCAGCCCCGGCTCGGTCGTGCGGCTGGACCAGCAGGGCCGCACGCTGGCCGAGGTCCCGGCCGCGCTCCCGACCGCGGAGTTCCCGGAGGACTGCCACAACCTCCCGGCACTCCCGGTCCCGACCTGCGCGAACCCGCACGGCATCCAGGTCCGCGAGGACCTGGACACGATGGTCACGAGCGACTACTGCGAGCCGCGCAACATCATCCTCGACCCGGTGAAGGCGCCCGACCACAAGCTGTGCCGGCCGACGATCCGCACCTGGGACATCTCCGACCGGAACAACCCGCAGGTCGTCTCCGTCGCCAAGCTGCCCGACGGTCCGCGCCGCGAGACCAACCCGGCGCACGAGGAGAACCAGGCGATCATGGAGACGACGGTGACGAACCTGCCGGAGCACCGGGGGGCGTTCGCCGAGTCCATGTGCGGCGGCGCGATCTTCTACGCGCCCGACATCACCGTGCCGGAGCCGGCGTGGCGCGAGGTCTTCGACAACACGACCGCGGCGCTGTCGGTGGACCCCGACGTCATCGAGGGCGGCGGCTGCGACGGCGGCGGCTGGGTGCAGACCTCGCTGGACGACAGGTACCTCTACCACGCGGTGATCGGCCGCGGCCCGGGCGCGCAGTTCCCGGAGGACCAGGGCACCACCAAGATGATCTACACGCTGGACATCCGGGCCCTGCTCGCCGCCGGTGACTCG contains these protein-coding regions:
- a CDS encoding Lrp/AsnC family transcriptional regulator, whose protein sequence is MPPTDRQPDDLDRRLLALLQDDARATMADLGRAVGLSRTAVLARVQRLERDGVLRGYHADVALPDVAAAHRARVGVVVRTTDVAAYAARLAELPGCAEIEAVTGEYDLVVLLTAPTAVQLDALLDRVHGWRETVRTTTWVVLRRYR
- a CDS encoding nucleotidyltransferase family protein, encoding MQDEVWAEVDADRLDAVCRRYGIAALEVFGSAARGESGPDSDLDLLYELVPGARLGWEIEDLTDALAALFGRPVDLVARSALHPMLRSTVLHDARPICAA
- a CDS encoding DUF86 domain-containing protein, whose amino-acid sequence is MQRDLLLLREMIDAAEQARSIVAGRTVTEVADDRLRRDALLGNSTVLGEAATLVSDETKARFPALPWRNPVRLRNRVVHGYWSVDVALLHTTATDQLDGFVVGLVEVLAVLTADAEQPDP
- the lat gene encoding L-lysine 6-transaminase — protein: MNPEDVHDTLRRHLLVDGFDLVLDTRASHGSWIVDARDGTRYLDLFSFFASAPLGMNPPALVDDPAFLAELTEVAVNKPSNSDVYTVAMARFVEVFARVVGDPALPHLFFVEGGGPAVENALKTAFDWKRRHNAAHGRPAHLGTRVLHLTRAFHGRGGYSLSLTNTDPVKTALYPVFDWPRIDVPATHFPGDVRLAEARALEQARAAFAAHPHDIACFVAEPIQGEGGDNHLRPEFLQAVQALCVEHDALFVLDEVQTGGGMTGTAWAYQQLGVAPDVVAFGKKLQVCGVMAGGRVDEVPDNVFRTSSRINSTWGGNLTDMVRARRYLEVMESDGLFARAAALGTHLRDALSAVPGLASVRGRGLFCAADLPTPAARDAVLAHLRREEHVLMLGSGDRSVRFRPALTITAEELDLAVAALARAVAATGGAAAAA
- a CDS encoding ribonuclease J; translated protein: MPTQPPGPLPEGALRVLTLGGIGEIGRNMTVFEYDGRLLVVDSGVLFPDADAPGVDLILPDFRPILDRLGDIDALVLTHGHEDHIGAVPFLLRQRPDLLIVGSPFTLALVAAKCKEHRLTPHMLVVNEGDRLRHGTFECEYFAVAHSIPQCLAVAIRTPAGVVLHTGDIKLDQLPLDGRLTDLPGFSRLGDEGVDLFLCDSTNADVPGVSPSEASLGPAIAQAIGQASGRAFVACFASNVHRVQQIIDGAVLHGRRVCLIGRSMLRNMEIATDLELLSVPEGVMVALDDVEEVPEDKLLVVCTGSQGEPMAALSRIARGEHRTFQMRSTDTVILSSSLIPGNEHAVFGVVNRLRRAGIQVIDNRNANVHVSGHAFAGELLFLYNAVRPSNVMPVHGEWRHLRANAALAEKTGVAHDAVVVTENGITVDLVDGRAVISGRVEVGRAYVDGVATGDIEQPTLADRIVLGEGGFISITVAIDATTGRAVAPPTLSGRGFSEDPKALEAVLPIVEQELARTGSDGIVDTHRVAQQVRRVVGKWVGETYRRRPMIVPTVIAV